The Sorex araneus isolate mSorAra2 chromosome 5, mSorAra2.pri, whole genome shotgun sequence genome has a segment encoding these proteins:
- the PLA2G2E gene encoding group IIE secretory phospholipase A2, whose translation MKPPPLLTFLCLLVAPAGGNLVQFGVMIERMTGKSALQYNDYGCYCGIGGSHWPVDPTDWCCHAHDCCYGRLQKLGCEPKLERYLFSTTKCNIFCGGKTACQRQTCECDRTAALCFRRHLRTYNRKYANYPNRLCTGPTPPCRG comes from the exons atgAAGCCACCCCCTCTTCTGACCTTCTTGTGCCTCCTGG TGGCCCCGGCTGGCGGGAACCTGGTCCAGTTCGGGGTGATGATTGAGCGGATGACGGGCAAGTCGGCGCTGCAGTACAACGACTACGGCTGCTACTGCGGCATCGGCGGCTCGCACTGGCCGGTGGACCCCACAGACTG GTGCTGCCACGCGCACGACTGCTGCTACGGGCGGCTGCAGAAGCTGGGCTGCGAGCCCAAGCTGGAGCGCTACCTCTTCTCCACCACCAAGTGCAACATCTTCTGCG GCGGCAAGACCGCCTGCCAGCGTCAGACCTGCGAGTGTGACAGGACGGCCGCGCTCTGCTTTCGCCGCCACCTGAGGACCTACAACCGCAAATATGCCAATTACCCCAACAGGCTGTGCACCgggcccaccccgccctgccGAGGCTGA